The sequence GAAAAAAAAGCCATGATCAGCCCGCTATCGATATCATCCCTCATTTTACCTTCTGCTTGCCATCGTTTGATCAGCTCAACAAAATGGTTGTATAAGAAATCAACATGACCGATTCCGTTGTCTTCACGGTATTGCTGTTCTATCCTGTTAAAAACATCCCTGTTATACCATTCCTTCAATATCGGATTAGAGTTCATGCCGATCAGGTTTAGTGACATGATTTCTTTTATTACCTTGAAGGGATCGTCATCCAGGTTAACAGCTTCCATAATGCTTTTTTTAAGGTTCGCGTTTTCTTGTAAAAAAATCTCCATGAATAGCTTCTCTTTCGAAGCGTAGTAGTTATAAAATGTGCCTACCCCGATTCCCGCCATTTTTGTAATATCCGAAACATTCGTGTCTTTGAATCCTTTGGAGCTGAATAGCTTTTTTCCGCAGTTCAATAAGTCTGTTTTTGTGTCTCTCATTCGTTGAATAGCCTCCACTAACGCTAACATGTTATTGCTCCTCACCAGATGGTGAATGAATAAAAAAATATTCATTCACATTATAACCTGGAACCTTTTGACAATCAAGCCTTTTTACTCGCAGCCTATGCCGGGCCGGATCCGGTAGTGTTCAGCACAGGAAAG is a genomic window of Paenibacillus durus ATCC 35681 containing:
- a CDS encoding TetR/AcrR family transcriptional regulator, with protein sequence MLALVEAIQRMRDTKTDLLNCGKKLFSSKGFKDTNVSDITKMAGIGVGTFYNYYASKEKLFMEIFLQENANLKKSIMEAVNLDDDPFKVIKEIMSLNLIGMNSNPILKEWYNRDVFNRIEQQYREDNGIGHVDFLYNHFVELIKRWQAEGKMRDDIDSGLIMAFFSALINIDTHKDEIGIQYFPQILDYLGEFTMKGLTAGLNPHIEKSNKEDCQ